From Cytophagales bacterium, the proteins below share one genomic window:
- a CDS encoding response regulator: protein MTYTCIAIDDDPLFLKMLQVLIADIPELELLATFTNPVDGVMAAVKQKPNLMFVDYEMPYLDGFESLEIMDELPKIIMISGYLQAYEVEDSELDISGFISKNDLRTPDMLRQKVLDVMS from the coding sequence ATGACCTACACCTGCATCGCGATCGATGACGACCCTTTGTTCCTAAAAATGCTTCAGGTATTGATAGCCGATATCCCGGAGCTGGAACTGCTTGCTACTTTTACCAATCCAGTAGATGGTGTGATGGCTGCTGTGAAGCAAAAACCAAACCTGATGTTCGTCGATTATGAAATGCCTTATCTTGATGGATTCGAGTCCCTTGAGATCATGGATGAATTACCCAAGATCATTATGATCTCAGGTTACCTACAGGCATATGAAGTCGAGGATTCTGAACTTGATATTTCAGGCTTTATCAGTAAAAATGATTTACGTACTCCTGATATGTTGAGACAAAAGGTCCTGGATGTAATGAGTTAA